The nucleotide window CCACTCGTCCTTTCGGAGCCCCCCCTGTCGTGGCAGCGGCAATGAACCTCCGACTTGTCAGTCGCCTGGAACGAACGCGGCCGGTGGGCTATCCTGACCGGTGCGGTATCCGTTCCAGGGAGAGACAGCATCATGCCGACGCAACTGACCTGGCTGGGCCACGGGACCTGGCTGATCGAAACGGGCCAGCATCGCCTGTTGCTGGACCCATTCTTGGACGAGTCGCCGGCGGCGCCCGTCAGGGCGGGCCAGGTGGACGCGGATTTCATCCTGATTTCACACGGGCACTACGATCACGTGGCCGACGCACCGGCGGTCGCCTTGAGGACGGGCGCCACGGTGATCGCCAATTTCGAAATCTGCCAGTGGCTGCAGGCTCAGCACGGCGTGGCGGCCGAGAACACCGTGGCCATGAATCTGGGTGGGGGAGTGCGATTGCCGTTTGGCCACGTGGCCATGACCTTGGCCTTTCACAGCTCGCAACTGCCCGACGGCTCTTACGGCGGGAACCCGGCAGGATATCTGTTGACGCTGACCGACGGCAAGATCTACTTTGCCTGCGACAC belongs to Phycisphaerae bacterium and includes:
- a CDS encoding metal-dependent hydrolase; translation: MPTQLTWLGHGTWLIETGQHRLLLDPFLDESPAAPVRAGQVDADFILISHGHYDHVADAPAVALRTGATVIANFEICQWLQAQHGVAAENTVAMNLGGGVRLPFGHVAMTLAFHSSQLPDGSYGGNPAGYLLTLTDGKIYFACDTALFSDMRQIGQAGIDLAVLPIGDLFTMGPEAAIEAVKLIAPRRVAPAHYNTWPPIEQDAAAWALRVRAETEAEPVVVPPGGTITL